In the genome of Bacillus sp. S3, one region contains:
- a CDS encoding ABC transporter ATP-binding protein has product MFDVLGKLGWFFKQHWKQYSIAIILLMIATLLEVIPPYLLGSLIDILTASEMTRAVLGQYVLIFVAIIVFGYFLNFFWQYRLFEGALNLEKLMRRKLMLQFLKMTPTFYEKNRTGDLMARATNDLNAVSLTAGFGIMTLIDSTLYLGTIILAMGLMISWKLTFFAMLPVPIMAVLIQYLGKLVHERYMKAQDSFGELNDSVLESIAGVRVIRAYVQEKKDEMTFADMSEEVYQKNMDTAKINALFGPITKVGTGISFVVALGYGAFLVSNEAMTVGQLVTFNVYLGLAVWPIFAIGELINVMQQGNASLDRVQETLDYEADVQNTKDPVAIATPSTIGIDDLMFQYPTSQVKNLQQISLSLKKGETLGIVGKTGAGKTTFLRQLLREYPLDEGQLMISGIDIVSQTKEQILDWIGYVPQDHVLFSRTIRENILFGKEDATEAELQKAIRLAYFKKDLENLPMGLDTLVGEKGVSLSGGQKQRVSIARALIKDPEILILDDSLSAVDAKTEARILQNIQGERSGKTTIITTHRLSGVQHADQIIVLDEGLITEQGTHEELLKQNGWYKEQFDRQQLEGGGA; this is encoded by the coding sequence TTTACTTGGCTCCCTTATTGATATTTTAACAGCAAGTGAAATGACTAGGGCTGTATTGGGGCAATATGTACTGATATTCGTGGCGATTATCGTCTTTGGGTATTTTTTGAATTTCTTTTGGCAGTATCGTTTATTTGAAGGGGCTCTTAATCTTGAAAAATTAATGCGGCGGAAATTAATGCTTCAATTTTTAAAAATGACGCCGACATTTTACGAAAAAAATCGTACAGGTGACTTAATGGCACGTGCAACAAATGATTTAAATGCTGTGTCGTTAACAGCTGGATTCGGAATCATGACATTAATTGATTCCACTTTATATTTGGGTACCATCATTTTGGCGATGGGGCTTATGATTTCATGGAAGTTAACGTTCTTTGCGATGCTGCCAGTACCAATTATGGCCGTGCTCATTCAGTATTTAGGTAAGCTTGTACATGAACGATATATGAAAGCACAGGACTCATTTGGAGAATTGAATGATAGTGTTCTAGAATCGATCGCCGGTGTGCGTGTCATTCGTGCCTACGTACAGGAGAAAAAAGATGAAATGACCTTTGCCGACATGAGTGAAGAAGTGTACCAGAAAAATATGGATACCGCGAAAATAAATGCTTTATTTGGACCGATTACAAAGGTTGGCACAGGCATTAGCTTTGTTGTTGCACTTGGTTATGGTGCCTTTCTCGTCTCAAATGAGGCGATGACGGTCGGTCAGCTGGTGACATTTAATGTCTATTTAGGGCTTGCCGTATGGCCTATTTTTGCTATTGGCGAATTAATCAATGTCATGCAGCAAGGAAATGCGTCCCTTGATCGTGTGCAAGAAACACTTGATTACGAAGCAGACGTCCAAAACACGAAAGATCCTGTTGCCATAGCGACACCGAGCACTATTGGGATCGATGACTTGATGTTTCAATACCCAACGAGCCAGGTGAAAAATTTACAGCAGATCTCCTTGTCATTAAAAAAGGGAGAGACACTCGGGATTGTAGGCAAAACAGGTGCGGGAAAAACAACATTTTTAAGACAGTTACTGCGTGAATATCCCCTTGATGAGGGTCAATTAATGATTAGCGGAATCGATATCGTCTCACAAACGAAGGAGCAGATTCTTGATTGGATCGGCTATGTACCACAGGATCATGTGTTGTTTTCACGGACGATTCGAGAAAATATATTGTTTGGTAAAGAAGATGCTACGGAGGCAGAATTACAAAAAGCCATTCGCCTTGCCTACTTTAAAAAGGATTTAGAAAACCTACCGATGGGACTTGACACACTTGTCGGTGAAAAAGGGGTTTCTTTATCCGGGGGACAAAAGCAGCGTGTATCGATTGCCCGTGCGCTGATTAAAGATCCGGAAATATTAATCCTTGATGACTCACTATCAGCAGTCGATGCGAAAACGGAGGCCCGTATCCTTCAAAACATTCAGGGTGAACGAAGTGGTAAGACTACCATTATTACCACCCACCGATTATCCGGTGTACAGCACGCCGATCAAATTATCGTGCTGGATGAGGGACTAATTACCGAGCAAGGGACACATGAGGAGCTTCTCAAGCAAAATGGCTGGTATAAAGAACAATTTGACCGTCAGCAGCTGGAAGGAGGCGGAGCATGA
- a CDS encoding ABC transporter ATP-binding protein produces MSTSKRLTKYAMFYKRTIFLGLAFLTAAVFTELAGPFIAKYIIDEHMVIGQIEIEPIAWLLCLYFILAIATAILRYFMYIYLQMGANRVVQKLRQDVFGHIQTLPIQYFDQLPAGKIVARVTNDTEAVRNLYVQVLSNFATSFISIAGVYVALFILNWKMALIALLMIPIIYLWMILYRKYASQYNEVIRTKIADINAMINESIQGMTIIQAFRREKQMTKEFDEMNEKHYAYGRKLLFLDSATSFNLVSSLRLIMFTIFIIYFGTKSITTAEVVSAGTLYAFVDYLTKLFNPITNVVNQFSQLERSLVAGNRVFEVLDRTGEEVSQEVMPRYEGHVVFDDVSFAYKENEYVLKNLSFEANRGETVALVGHTGSGKSSIMNLLFRFYDPSKGKIFIDGVDVTHVPRQTMRQHMGIVLQDPYLFTGTIASNVSLNDPKISREKVEEALDAVGAERVIKNLEKGIDEPVIEKGSTLSSGQRQLISFARALAFDPAILILDEATSNIDTETEEIIQHAMDVLKKGRTTFIIAHRLSTIRNADRILVLERGVIKEQGTHDELLAKGGIYNQMYQMQAKSLQV; encoded by the coding sequence ATGAGTACTAGTAAACGATTAACGAAATATGCAATGTTTTATAAGAGAACTATTTTCCTTGGGCTAGCCTTCTTAACAGCCGCGGTCTTTACAGAGCTTGCCGGCCCATTCATCGCAAAATATATTATCGATGAACATATGGTCATTGGGCAAATTGAAATTGAGCCGATTGCCTGGCTGCTTTGTTTATATTTTATTTTAGCAATTGCCACAGCGATATTACGCTATTTTATGTATATTTATTTACAAATGGGTGCAAACCGGGTGGTCCAGAAATTACGTCAGGACGTATTTGGTCATATTCAAACATTGCCGATTCAGTATTTTGATCAACTGCCAGCGGGAAAGATTGTTGCACGTGTCACAAACGATACAGAAGCTGTAAGAAATTTATATGTGCAAGTACTTTCTAATTTTGCCACAAGCTTCATTTCTATCGCTGGTGTATATGTTGCTCTGTTTATTTTGAATTGGAAAATGGCACTGATTGCGTTGCTCATGATTCCGATTATCTATCTTTGGATGATTTTATATCGGAAATATGCGTCACAGTATAATGAAGTGATCCGTACAAAAATTGCCGATATTAATGCGATGATTAATGAATCCATACAAGGGATGACCATCATCCAAGCCTTTCGCCGCGAAAAGCAGATGACGAAGGAATTTGATGAAATGAATGAGAAGCATTATGCATATGGGCGAAAATTATTATTTTTGGATTCGGCAACCTCATTTAACCTAGTGAGTTCGTTACGTCTCATTATGTTTACGATTTTTATTATCTATTTTGGAACAAAATCAATCACGACAGCAGAGGTTGTGTCTGCAGGTACTCTATATGCATTTGTGGATTATTTAACGAAATTATTTAATCCGATTACGAATGTCGTGAATCAGTTTTCACAGCTTGAACGCTCACTCGTTGCCGGAAACCGAGTATTTGAAGTGCTGGACCGAACGGGGGAAGAAGTATCGCAGGAAGTGATGCCAAGATATGAAGGGCATGTCGTTTTTGATGATGTATCATTTGCATATAAAGAAAATGAATATGTTTTGAAAAACCTATCTTTTGAAGCGAATCGCGGCGAAACAGTGGCACTTGTTGGCCATACGGGTTCCGGAAAGAGTTCGATTATGAACTTATTGTTCCGTTTCTACGATCCATCGAAGGGGAAGATTTTTATTGATGGGGTAGACGTAACCCATGTGCCAAGACAGACGATGCGCCAACATATGGGGATTGTTTTACAAGATCCCTATTTATTCACAGGAACCATCGCGTCGAATGTAAGTTTAAATGATCCAAAGATTTCAAGGGAAAAAGTAGAAGAAGCATTGGATGCAGTTGGAGCGGAACGTGTTATCAAGAATCTTGAAAAGGGGATTGATGAACCTGTTATTGAAAAAGGCAGTACACTTTCTTCAGGCCAGCGCCAGCTTATCTCATTTGCCCGGGCGCTTGCTTTCGATCCTGCGATTTTGATCTTGGATGAAGCAACATCAAATATTGATACAGAGACAGAAGAAATCATCCAGCATGCAATGGATGTCCTGAAGAAGGGACGAACAACATTTATTATTGCCCACCGTCTTTCGACGATTAGAAATGCCGATCGTATTCTAGTATTAGAGCGTGGGGTAATTAAAGAACAAGGGACTCACGATGAGTTGCTTGCAAAAGGTGGTATTTATAACCAAATGTATCAGATGCAAGCAAAATCTCTTCAGGTCTAA
- a CDS encoding PTS mannitol transporter subunit IICBA has translation MAQSNIKVAVQKFGNFLSSMVMPNISAFIAWGLITALFIPTGFFPNESLAKLVGPMVTYLLPLLIGYTGGKLVHDQRGGVVGAIVTMGVIVGAEIPMFLGAMIMGPLGGYVIKKFDQLIEGKVKAGFEMLVNNFSAGILGGFLAILAFIGIGPAVTVFTGWLVTGVDWLLATGLLPLTSILIEPAKVLFLNNAINHGVLSPIGLEQAKDTGESILFLLEANPGPGIGVLLAYCIFGKGNAKRSAPGAAIIQFFGGIHEIYFPYILMRPMLFFAVIVGGISGVFTLMLLGGGLSAPASPGSILAIMAVTPPQASTYLANIAGVLVAGVVSFVLSSLILKTGKQQEEDIEEAARKMQEMKGKKSSVANVLAANNGEFPEHVSRIIFACDAGMGSSAMGASLLRKKVKEAGMHISVTNTAISNLPSDAQIVITQEELTPRAQKQVPNAYHISVDNFLSSPEYDKLMNRLKNPETAGLQEIVEDAEAAVPSGDQQPDDALLREEYIFLNQEFTSKEEAIRFAGRALVKAGYVKESYIDAMIARDEMTSTYMGNDVAIPHGTEEAKKDVLNSGFTVLQVPNGVDFDGQKVRLIFGIAGKDGTHLEILSGIAVTCSDMANIEKLVEAKTAKEIMDILNDK, from the coding sequence ATGGCTCAATCTAATATAAAAGTAGCGGTTCAGAAATTCGGTAACTTCCTAAGTTCGATGGTTATGCCGAATATTTCCGCTTTCATAGCATGGGGATTAATTACTGCATTATTCATTCCTACAGGTTTCTTCCCAAATGAAAGCCTTGCCAAACTGGTTGGACCAATGGTTACATACCTGCTTCCGTTATTAATCGGTTATACCGGGGGTAAGCTTGTACACGATCAGCGCGGGGGCGTTGTCGGGGCGATTGTGACAATGGGTGTCATTGTTGGAGCAGAGATTCCGATGTTTCTCGGTGCAATGATCATGGGACCGCTTGGCGGTTATGTGATTAAAAAATTCGATCAGCTAATTGAAGGAAAAGTTAAAGCTGGTTTTGAAATGCTTGTAAACAACTTCTCAGCAGGAATTCTTGGCGGTTTTCTCGCTATTTTAGCCTTCATAGGAATTGGCCCTGCCGTTACCGTGTTTACAGGCTGGCTAGTTACGGGGGTTGACTGGTTATTGGCTACAGGACTCTTGCCATTGACAAGTATTTTAATTGAACCTGCAAAAGTATTATTCTTAAATAACGCTATTAACCATGGTGTGCTTTCACCAATTGGGTTAGAGCAAGCGAAGGATACAGGGGAATCCATTTTATTTCTTCTTGAAGCAAACCCAGGACCTGGTATCGGTGTTCTCTTAGCCTATTGTATTTTTGGAAAAGGAAATGCGAAAAGGTCTGCACCAGGGGCTGCGATTATTCAGTTTTTTGGCGGGATTCATGAAATTTACTTCCCATATATTTTAATGCGTCCAATGTTGTTTTTTGCCGTTATTGTGGGTGGAATTAGCGGTGTTTTCACCTTGATGCTTTTAGGCGGAGGCTTATCGGCTCCGGCATCACCGGGCAGTATTCTTGCCATTATGGCCGTTACCCCGCCGCAGGCTAGTACTTATTTAGCGAACATCGCTGGAGTCCTTGTTGCTGGAGTTGTTTCCTTTGTTCTTTCGTCACTAATTTTAAAAACAGGGAAACAGCAAGAGGAAGATATTGAAGAGGCTGCAAGAAAGATGCAAGAAATGAAAGGCAAGAAAAGCTCTGTTGCAAATGTCTTGGCTGCTAATAACGGGGAATTTCCGGAACATGTTAGCAGAATTATCTTTGCTTGTGATGCCGGAATGGGCTCAAGTGCAATGGGGGCATCACTGCTTCGGAAAAAGGTAAAGGAAGCGGGAATGCATATTTCTGTTACCAATACAGCCATTAGTAACCTGCCTTCTGACGCCCAAATCGTTATTACGCAGGAAGAATTAACACCGAGAGCACAGAAGCAAGTACCGAATGCCTATCATATTTCCGTTGATAATTTCTTATCAAGTCCAGAATATGATAAGTTAATGAATCGGTTGAAAAATCCTGAAACAGCGGGACTTCAAGAAATCGTTGAAGATGCAGAAGCAGCCGTTCCAAGCGGTGATCAGCAACCAGATGATGCCTTGCTTCGTGAAGAATATATCTTCTTAAATCAAGAATTTACTTCGAAAGAAGAAGCGATTCGTTTCGCCGGCCGTGCGCTTGTCAAGGCCGGATATGTAAAGGAAAGCTATATTGATGCCATGATTGCCCGTGATGAAATGACATCCACCTATATGGGAAATGATGTCGCGATCCCGCATGGTACCGAAGAAGCGAAAAAGGATGTCCTGAATTCTGGATTTACCGTTTTACAGGTTCCAAATGGGGTAGACTTTGATGGACAGAAGGTACGATTGATTTTTGGGATTGCCGGTAAAGATGGGACACATCTAGAAATCCTGTCTGGAATTGCGGTTACATGCTCAGATATGGCCAATATCGAAAAATTGGTCGAAGCCAAAACGGCAAAAGAAATCATGGATATCTTAAATGATAAATAA
- a CDS encoding BglG family transcription antiterminator — translation MYITSREKAIIELIVKTSGKHTAASLAAYLDVSGRTVQRDLKAVEKILESFDLQLVRKMEKGLAIEGKNEQIFRLIQYLMGSNPIDQTPKVKKLQLLIALFQEESFKLQALSADIGVSMTTLGTYLDELAEWLGHFHLEIIRKRGVGVDILGSESSKRKALANFILLYFHDELIESLFLLENGNSNQEIILHYFLPDYLLAVDRLVNTTFTRSKQRLADSGYIGLILHICITMQRTEDFPLLHGEIEPSNELTNESHLIVDICSKLEALFPVTFTKEDVIYLAVILKGSKLQEANEVPYDSIPLSKLVRSLIQDVSSQLHIDLTNDFSLYQGLLAHLEPSLYRIKQQMGSFNPLKEEIMRKYPFLFLAVKNSVEKHLYEIDSFPDDEIAFIVLHFGSALVLREEKLPIHALVICPTGIGTSKMLASRIKKEIPGIDHIEIKSIKEIQRKDQIKDFDMIISTVNLPFLDVDYMLVSPLLTEENIAAIRQFLRDNIETLTENKRYLASLSKEISKAGSVTKTGITEVLEELKVVQHSIEAVLKNFRVYRVPLRNDHDQIIAEMVRKAEKDHLMANRKAVLASIKERERKGGLGIPGTGMALFHCRAPHVHELIFQITHLEHSLVVKGMDGKDMKMKNLLLMLAPEELAVREQEIVSLISTSLIENHEAILTFSSANEAMIRTRLESIFLDYLYTNIIKE, via the coding sequence GTGTATATTACCTCAAGGGAAAAAGCAATCATTGAGTTAATCGTCAAAACATCGGGTAAACATACGGCGGCATCGCTTGCAGCCTACTTGGATGTGAGTGGGCGTACTGTCCAGCGGGATTTAAAAGCAGTAGAGAAAATTCTTGAGTCCTTCGATTTGCAATTAGTGCGTAAAATGGAGAAGGGATTAGCAATTGAGGGAAAGAACGAACAGATTTTCCGGCTTATCCAATACTTAATGGGGAGCAACCCTATTGACCAAACGCCGAAAGTAAAAAAACTGCAGCTGCTAATCGCATTGTTCCAAGAGGAGTCTTTTAAGCTTCAAGCATTATCTGCTGATATCGGTGTTAGTATGACAACATTGGGGACTTATTTGGATGAACTGGCTGAATGGCTTGGCCATTTTCATCTGGAAATCATACGAAAACGGGGTGTAGGGGTTGATATTCTTGGCTCTGAGTCATCCAAGCGAAAAGCCCTGGCGAATTTTATCCTGCTGTATTTTCATGACGAACTAATCGAAAGTTTGTTTTTATTGGAAAATGGAAATTCGAATCAAGAAATCATCTTACATTACTTTCTTCCAGACTATCTTCTTGCCGTCGATCGTTTAGTCAATACGACTTTTACTCGTTCGAAGCAGCGTCTTGCCGATAGTGGGTATATCGGACTCATTCTTCATATCTGCATCACTATGCAGAGGACGGAAGACTTTCCTCTGTTACATGGGGAGATAGAACCTTCTAATGAACTGACGAATGAATCTCATCTGATTGTTGATATTTGTAGTAAACTTGAAGCATTATTCCCGGTAACATTCACGAAAGAGGATGTCATTTATTTAGCAGTAATCCTTAAGGGGTCTAAACTTCAAGAGGCAAATGAGGTTCCCTATGACAGTATTCCTCTTAGTAAATTGGTCAGAAGCCTCATCCAAGATGTCTCATCCCAATTACATATTGATTTAACAAATGACTTTTCTTTGTACCAGGGGCTGCTGGCCCACTTGGAACCGTCTCTCTATCGGATTAAACAGCAAATGGGCTCGTTTAACCCTTTAAAAGAGGAAATCATGCGAAAGTATCCGTTTTTGTTTTTGGCAGTAAAAAATAGTGTGGAGAAGCATTTGTACGAAATTGATTCTTTTCCTGATGATGAAATTGCCTTTATTGTCCTCCATTTCGGATCGGCACTTGTTCTAAGGGAAGAAAAATTACCTATCCATGCATTGGTGATTTGTCCGACCGGGATAGGAACCTCTAAAATGCTCGCAAGCAGAATTAAAAAGGAGATTCCCGGGATTGATCACATAGAGATAAAATCTATCAAGGAGATTCAGCGAAAAGATCAAATAAAAGATTTTGATATGATCATTTCAACGGTAAACCTTCCATTTTTGGACGTAGATTATATGTTGGTTTCTCCACTCTTAACAGAGGAAAATATAGCGGCGATTCGGCAATTTTTGCGCGATAATATTGAAACCCTAACGGAGAATAAGCGGTACCTGGCATCTTTATCTAAAGAGATCTCGAAAGCTGGTTCAGTGACCAAAACAGGCATTACTGAAGTTTTAGAAGAGCTAAAGGTTGTCCAGCACAGTATTGAGGCTGTTTTGAAGAACTTCCGAGTGTATCGGGTGCCGCTTAGAAACGACCATGATCAAATTATCGCGGAAATGGTCCGTAAAGCGGAAAAGGATCATTTGATGGCAAACCGTAAAGCCGTTTTGGCTTCAATAAAAGAGCGAGAACGAAAAGGCGGCCTCGGAATACCCGGTACCGGAATGGCTCTGTTTCACTGCAGGGCTCCACATGTTCATGAACTTATTTTTCAGATTACGCATTTGGAGCATTCTTTAGTGGTAAAGGGAATGGATGGCAAAGATATGAAGATGAAAAATTTGCTGCTCATGCTGGCTCCTGAAGAATTGGCAGTAAGAGAGCAGGAAATAGTAAGTTTGATAAGCACGAGTTTAATTGAAAATCATGAAGCAATCCTGACGTTTTCATCAGCGAATGAAGCGATGATTCGGACAAGATTAGAATCCATCTTTTTGGACTATCTTTACACAAATATAATAAAGGAATGA
- a CDS encoding mannitol-1-phosphate 5-dehydrogenase, giving the protein MKLAVHFGAGNIGRGFIGALFSQSGYHVTFVDIAEQVINQLNEEKRYQVKLATDQQESMMIENVSGLNNQSQEQEVIEAIGEATYLTTAIGPNILPHIAPLMAKGIIERVRNTDEKLYVIACENQISATDLLKGYIFEHLDEETKEKLAGKVYFFNSAVDRIVPIQNNHGTLDVLVETYHEWVVETSESIPPVEGMKIVEDLAPYIERKLFTVNTGHATIAYLGYLAKKETIDQALADETIQNQVRATLGETGAYLIKQYGLNPEEHNQYIEKIIGRFKNAHLNDAVTRVGRGPLRKLGANDRLVRPATESAKAGLSYTNLAKAIASALHFDYQDDPEAVRLQAMIKEQDLPAVLKEVSGLDENSEITKEIIRNY; this is encoded by the coding sequence ATGAAACTAGCAGTCCATTTTGGCGCAGGGAATATTGGCAGAGGATTTATTGGCGCACTTTTTTCACAATCCGGCTATCATGTCACCTTTGTTGATATCGCCGAACAAGTGATAAACCAATTAAATGAGGAAAAGCGATATCAAGTAAAATTAGCAACGGATCAGCAAGAAAGCATGATGATTGAAAATGTTTCCGGGTTGAATAATCAGTCACAGGAGCAGGAGGTAATCGAAGCAATAGGCGAGGCGACGTACCTTACGACAGCGATTGGGCCTAATATTCTGCCCCATATTGCCCCGTTAATGGCAAAGGGAATCATTGAAAGAGTGAGAAATACTGATGAAAAGTTGTATGTGATTGCATGTGAAAATCAAATTTCAGCGACAGACCTATTAAAAGGCTATATATTCGAGCATCTTGATGAAGAAACAAAGGAGAAGTTAGCAGGAAAAGTTTATTTCTTTAATTCTGCTGTTGACCGAATTGTGCCGATTCAAAACAATCATGGCACACTCGATGTGCTGGTTGAAACCTATCATGAGTGGGTCGTGGAAACAAGTGAAAGCATTCCGCCTGTAGAAGGAATGAAGATTGTTGAAGACCTTGCCCCATATATTGAGAGAAAGCTTTTTACCGTGAATACAGGCCATGCTACCATTGCTTATCTTGGTTATCTTGCGAAAAAAGAAACGATTGACCAAGCGCTTGCGGATGAAACGATTCAGAATCAAGTTCGAGCAACACTGGGCGAGACTGGTGCCTATTTAATAAAACAATATGGTCTAAATCCTGAAGAACATAATCAATATATCGAAAAGATTATTGGACGGTTTAAAAATGCCCATTTAAATGATGCGGTGACAAGGGTTGGCCGCGGGCCACTTAGAAAACTTGGAGCAAATGATCGTCTTGTTCGTCCGGCAACGGAATCAGCGAAGGCGGGGCTTTCGTATACAAATCTTGCAAAGGCAATTGCTTCAGCATTGCATTTCGATTATCAGGATGATCCGGAAGCAGTAAGACTCCAAGCAATGATCAAAGAGCAGGACTTGCCCGCTGTCCTTAAAGAAGTATCGGGATTGGATGAAAACAGCGAAATCACTAAAGAAATCATTAGGAACTACTGA
- a CDS encoding PTS mannitol transporter subunit IICB, translating to MIETATTTAKDKPDVKVKIQRFGSYLSGMVMPNIGAFIAWGLITALFIPTGWMPNKDLAALVGPMITFLLPLLIGFTGGRMVYDIRGGVVGATATMGVIVGTDIPMFLGAMLMGPLGGYVIKKFDKLIEGKVKSGFEMLVNNFSAGILGGALTLIAYKGIGPVVEALSKALASGVQFIVDHNMLPLANIFIEPAKVLFLNNAINHGILSPLGIEQATKAGKSILFLLETNPGPGLGILLAYWLFGRGTAKQTAPGAVIIHFLGGIHEIYFPYILMKPMLIFAAMAGGVSGVFTFNILDAGLVAAPSPGSIFALLAMTPKGGYFATLAGVIVATAVSFGVASLILKTSKAVDEDLTSAAAKMEEMKGKKSSISSVLISTQDTFVPEVVNKIVFACDAGMGSSAMGASILRNKVQKAGLDVKVINTAINNLPADADVVVTHKDLTDRAKEKLPNATHVSVENFLNSPKYDELVNNLKG from the coding sequence ATGATTGAAACAGCAACAACAACAGCAAAAGATAAGCCAGATGTAAAAGTAAAGATACAGAGATTCGGCAGTTATTTAAGCGGGATGGTGATGCCGAATATTGGCGCCTTTATCGCGTGGGGACTGATCACAGCATTATTTATTCCAACTGGCTGGATGCCGAACAAGGATCTGGCAGCACTCGTCGGCCCAATGATTACATTTCTATTGCCATTATTAATCGGTTTTACCGGCGGCCGAATGGTATACGACATTCGCGGCGGGGTCGTTGGTGCCACTGCAACCATGGGTGTGATTGTCGGGACAGATATCCCCATGTTCTTAGGGGCTATGTTAATGGGACCGCTTGGCGGTTATGTCATTAAGAAGTTTGACAAACTTATTGAAGGAAAAGTAAAGTCAGGTTTTGAAATGCTCGTCAATAACTTCTCTGCCGGAATTCTCGGAGGAGCTTTAACCTTAATAGCTTATAAAGGCATTGGCCCAGTTGTAGAAGCATTAAGTAAGGCATTAGCTTCAGGTGTGCAATTTATCGTTGATCATAATATGTTACCGTTAGCAAACATCTTTATTGAACCAGCAAAAGTTCTCTTTTTAAATAATGCAATTAACCATGGTATATTAAGTCCATTAGGGATCGAACAAGCAACAAAAGCTGGTAAATCGATTTTATTCTTATTAGAAACAAACCCTGGACCGGGATTAGGGATCCTGCTTGCTTATTGGTTGTTTGGCAGGGGAACGGCAAAACAAACAGCTCCCGGAGCAGTGATTATCCACTTCCTGGGTGGTATTCATGAAATTTACTTCCCATACATCTTAATGAAACCAATGTTAATCTTCGCAGCGATGGCCGGTGGTGTAAGCGGTGTCTTCACATTTAATATTCTCGATGCAGGTCTTGTCGCGGCACCATCACCAGGCAGTATCTTCGCGCTGCTGGCAATGACGCCAAAAGGCGGTTATTTTGCCACACTGGCTGGTGTTATCGTGGCAACAGCCGTTTCCTTCGGAGTAGCTTCCTTGATTCTAAAAACAAGCAAGGCTGTGGATGAAGATTTAACTTCTGCTGCGGCAAAAATGGAAGAAATGAAAGGTAAGAAGAGCTCCATTTCATCCGTGTTAATAAGCACACAGGATACATTTGTTCCGGAAGTTGTAAACAAAATTGTGTTTGCCTGTGATGCTGGAATGGGTTCAAGTGCAATGGGTGCATCAATTTTAAGAAATAAAGTACAGAAAGCGGGCCTGGATGTCAAGGTGATTAACACAGCGATTAACAATTTACCGGCGGATGCTGATGTGGTCGTAACACATAAAGATTTAACAGACCGTGCGAAAGAAAAGCTTCCGAATGCCACTCATGTTTCAGTAGAAAACTTTTTAAATAGTCCTAAGTATGATGAATTAGTAAATAATTTAAAGGGATAG